The following proteins are co-located in the Flectobacillus major DSM 103 genome:
- a CDS encoding rhamnogalacturonan acetylesterase has protein sequence MRFNLCLNTSLWLCLVGFSTCGLAQNTTRKFDFGIGRSAKGFIPVLPSTTFTQERGYGFMVESEVSATDRGGKNKLAADYITSNKPFFFTVDLPEGIYEVKVWLGDTQGTSQTTIKVENRRLMLEKTITKQGEVLTKSFLVHIRNAQINANESVKLKPRELNYLHWDNQLTFEFGDKAPKVCGLTIKPVSRKVTTVFLAGNSTVVDQAIEPYAAWGQMIPSFFNNQKVVVANYAESGETIRSFILEKRLDKVMSQIKKGDYLFIEFAHNDQKAGSGVDAHSTYQTYLKEYISQVRGKGAIPVLVTSMYRRNFDKEGHLVNTLGDFPEAMIKVAKEENVALIDLNKLSKTLFEAMGPEKSMKAFVHYEANTFPEQTKAIHDDTHFSNYGAYQLAKCIVEGIKATKLPLAMYLRKDLPVFDPAFPDAVEQWDFPNSPLVNVIKPDGN, from the coding sequence ATGCGATTTAATTTATGCTTAAACACATCCTTATGGCTTTGTTTGGTAGGGTTTTCGACCTGCGGCTTGGCTCAAAATACCACACGAAAGTTTGATTTTGGTATTGGTAGAAGTGCCAAAGGTTTTATACCAGTACTTCCTAGTACCACATTTACCCAAGAGCGTGGGTATGGCTTCATGGTAGAGTCGGAAGTGAGTGCTACTGATAGAGGCGGAAAAAATAAGCTTGCTGCCGATTACATCACAAGCAATAAGCCTTTTTTCTTTACGGTCGATTTACCCGAAGGTATTTATGAGGTAAAAGTATGGCTAGGTGATACCCAAGGTACAAGCCAAACCACTATTAAGGTTGAAAATAGGCGTTTGATGCTCGAAAAAACGATAACAAAGCAAGGCGAAGTGCTTACAAAAAGCTTTCTTGTACATATTCGTAATGCTCAAATCAATGCTAACGAAAGTGTTAAACTTAAACCTAGAGAGCTCAACTATTTGCATTGGGACAATCAACTTACTTTTGAGTTTGGCGACAAAGCCCCCAAAGTTTGTGGTTTAACAATTAAGCCTGTAAGTCGAAAAGTGACAACGGTATTTTTGGCAGGAAACTCTACGGTTGTTGACCAAGCGATTGAGCCGTATGCTGCTTGGGGGCAGATGATTCCTAGTTTTTTTAATAATCAAAAGGTTGTAGTCGCTAATTATGCCGAATCGGGAGAAACCATTCGCAGTTTTATCCTTGAAAAACGCCTTGACAAAGTAATGAGTCAAATAAAAAAAGGCGACTATCTTTTTATTGAATTTGCCCATAATGACCAAAAGGCTGGCAGTGGGGTTGATGCCCATTCAACATATCAGACTTATCTAAAAGAGTATATTAGCCAAGTAAGGGGCAAAGGAGCAATTCCTGTATTGGTAACTTCGATGTACCGCCGCAATTTTGACAAGGAAGGACATTTGGTTAATACCTTAGGCGATTTTCCTGAAGCTATGATAAAAGTAGCAAAAGAAGAAAATGTTGCTTTGATAGATTTGAATAAATTGAGCAAAACCTTGTTTGAAGCAATGGGGCCAGAAAAATCCATGAAAGCGTTTGTTCATTACGAAGCCAATACATTTCCCGAACAAACCAAGGCGATTCATGATGATACCCACTTTAGTAATTACGGAGCGTACCAATTGGCCAAATGTATAGTAGAAGGTATCAAAGCTACTAAATTACCTTTGGCGATGTATCTCCGAAAGGATTTACCTGTATTTGACCCTGCTTTTCCAGATGCAGTTGAGCAATGGGATTTTCCTAATAGCCCTTTAGTAAATGTAATCAAACCCGATGGTAATTAG
- a CDS encoding glycoside hydrolase family 88/105 protein produces the protein MKNNHFTKVLFASLVLSSVTTGAFAQKNVTKSNDSNTPLHLIQPDYPVPYGIVKQEDVVSTLQRIHGYLDTVTPTNFVNVKTNEVITDLSKIDENTTLQKGDFRLVSYEWGVTYAAMLLAAQATGDNRYKEYSEKRLKFIADAVPYFKKTTEAHADWGTKGPLRGLLTPHALDDCGAMSAAMIKATIAGSTTNFRPLIDSHIEYIMKKEHRLSDGTLARNRPQANTLWLDDMFMGIPALAQMGKLTGDKKYYDEAVKQVKQFSKRMFNTDKGVYMHGWVEGMTEHPQFHWARANGWAILTKVELLEVLPESHPGRAEILALLKAHVKGLAKYQSGAGFWHQLLDQNDSYLETSATAIYAYCFAKAINKGWIDALAYAPATLLAWNAVSTKVNEKGHVEGTCVGTGMGFDPAFYHHRPISPFAAHGYGPVIYAGAEILTLLKTHQFEINDSSVQLLIKKK, from the coding sequence ATGAAAAATAACCATTTCACTAAAGTACTCTTTGCTTCATTAGTATTGTCATCGGTCACAACAGGGGCTTTTGCTCAAAAAAATGTAACCAAGTCCAACGATTCCAATACGCCTTTGCATTTAATTCAGCCCGATTATCCTGTTCCTTATGGTATTGTCAAACAAGAAGATGTAGTAAGTACTTTGCAAAGAATACATGGTTATTTGGACACCGTAACACCCACCAACTTTGTTAATGTCAAAACCAATGAAGTGATTACCGATTTGAGTAAAATAGATGAAAATACAACCTTACAAAAAGGCGATTTTCGCTTGGTAAGCTACGAATGGGGCGTTACCTACGCCGCAATGTTGTTGGCAGCTCAGGCTACTGGCGACAATCGTTATAAAGAATACTCTGAAAAACGCCTAAAATTTATTGCTGATGCTGTGCCATATTTCAAGAAAACCACCGAGGCCCATGCCGACTGGGGTACAAAAGGCCCTTTGCGTGGCTTATTAACTCCGCACGCATTGGACGACTGCGGAGCTATGAGTGCTGCCATGATTAAGGCTACGATAGCAGGAAGTACAACGAATTTTCGTCCGCTAATAGATAGCCATATTGAATATATCATGAAAAAAGAGCATCGTTTGTCGGACGGTACATTGGCTCGTAATCGTCCACAAGCTAATACGTTATGGCTCGACGACATGTTTATGGGTATTCCTGCACTAGCTCAAATGGGTAAACTTACAGGCGATAAAAAATACTACGACGAAGCTGTCAAACAAGTAAAGCAGTTTTCAAAAAGAATGTTTAATACCGACAAGGGTGTATATATGCACGGCTGGGTAGAAGGCATGACCGAACACCCTCAGTTTCATTGGGCAAGAGCCAACGGCTGGGCTATTCTAACCAAAGTAGAGTTATTAGAGGTATTGCCAGAGAGCCACCCAGGCAGAGCCGAAATACTGGCATTATTGAAAGCACATGTAAAAGGCTTGGCCAAATACCAATCGGGTGCTGGCTTTTGGCATCAGCTACTCGACCAAAACGATTCTTATTTAGAAACTTCGGCCACTGCTATTTATGCCTATTGCTTTGCCAAGGCTATCAACAAAGGCTGGATTGACGCATTGGCGTATGCACCTGCCACATTGCTAGCATGGAACGCTGTAAGTACCAAAGTAAATGAAAAAGGCCATGTAGAAGGAACATGTGTAGGTACAGGCATGGGCTTTGACCCTGCGTTTTATCACCACCGCCCAATCAGCCCTTTTGCAGCTCATGGCTATGGGCCAGTGATTTATGCAGGTGCCGAAATACTTACGTTGCTCAAAACACACCAGTTTGAAATTAACGATAGCTCTGTACAATTACTGATTAAGAAAAAATAA
- a CDS encoding GntR family transcriptional regulator, giving the protein MIAKKQKIWDVIRVDDISATPKYLQIVHSTIKGIELGHIMVNDRLPSINEVSFELDVSRDTVEKSYRQLKHMGILESVPSKGYYIKNTDFEKPVKVLLLFNKLSAHKKIIFDAFVKELGQQVAIDFYVYNNDFSLFKKVLTAKKDEDYSHFVIIPYFLDDNGKVEEVVNMIPKEKLIILDKMVSGVHGEYGAVFENFEQDIYMALCQVVDRLRNYSKLKLMFPRNSCYPQEIRTGFLNFCQDYAFEASVVDNIKYEDVQEGEVYINLMEDDLVILIKKILNNNLKIGQQVGIISYNETPLKEIILDGITTISTNFKEMGKTAARLILEKDKSHIANQFEVNLRKSL; this is encoded by the coding sequence ATGATTGCGAAAAAACAGAAAATATGGGATGTAATTAGGGTAGATGATATTTCGGCTACTCCTAAGTATTTGCAAATTGTTCATTCTACCATCAAGGGCATCGAATTGGGGCATATTATGGTAAATGACAGGCTGCCTTCTATCAACGAAGTTAGCTTCGAGCTAGACGTATCGCGTGATACTGTCGAAAAATCGTATCGTCAACTCAAGCACATGGGTATTCTGGAGTCGGTACCAAGCAAAGGGTATTACATAAAAAATACAGATTTTGAAAAGCCTGTAAAGGTGCTTTTGCTTTTCAATAAACTCTCGGCTCACAAAAAAATTATTTTTGATGCCTTTGTCAAAGAATTAGGCCAGCAAGTGGCCATTGATTTTTATGTGTACAACAACGACTTTTCGTTGTTTAAGAAAGTACTTACGGCCAAAAAAGATGAAGATTATTCTCATTTTGTCATTATTCCTTATTTCTTAGACGATAATGGCAAAGTAGAAGAGGTTGTAAATATGATTCCTAAAGAGAAACTAATTATTCTTGATAAAATGGTGTCGGGCGTACATGGCGAGTATGGAGCTGTTTTTGAAAATTTTGAACAAGATATTTATATGGCCTTGTGCCAGGTGGTTGATCGCCTTCGTAATTATTCAAAACTCAAATTGATGTTTCCTCGCAATAGTTGCTATCCACAAGAAATCAGAACAGGTTTTCTGAATTTTTGTCAAGATTATGCTTTTGAAGCATCGGTTGTCGATAATATCAAATATGAGGACGTACAAGAAGGCGAAGTTTATATTAATCTGATGGAGGATGATTTGGTTATTCTTATCAAAAAAATCTTGAATAATAATCTCAAAATTGGCCAACAGGTAGGTATTATCTCGTATAATGAAACCCCTCTTAAAGAAATTATTTTGGATGGTATCACTACGATTTCTACTAATTTTAAGGAAATGGGCAAAACAGCAGCCCGACTTATCTTAGAAAAAGACAAAAGCCATATTGCTAATCAGTTTGAAGTAAATTTGAGAAAGTCATTATAA
- a CDS encoding phosphatase PAP2 family protein, which translates to MKKSNRNSVWAVEEWSFVRFSAQNIIGTIIFSIVYFAWYIKVVGWRSEHFTMYALLVGSYFGNRTTRDFVKAFVIFAIYWIIYDSLRVLPNYEVNPIHIREPYDLDKSLFGIHFEGQLLTLNEYFAKVHKPFWDIVAGIFYINWVPVPLAFGVYLFVKDRAMYYRFSYCFVFVNLIGFIIYYTYPAAPPWYVAQYGFEPDFSIPGNVAGLKYFDELLNVNLFHGMYEKNANVFAAMPSMHSAFPLIVLFYAIQKRVGWFLIFFVIFCIGIWSSAVYTGHHYVIDVLAGITCAIVGIFLFERYVKKYVLMLV; encoded by the coding sequence ATGAAAAAATCAAACCGTAATAGTGTTTGGGCTGTCGAGGAGTGGAGCTTTGTACGTTTTTCGGCTCAGAATATTATTGGAACTATCATTTTTAGTATTGTATATTTTGCTTGGTATATCAAAGTAGTAGGTTGGCGTTCAGAGCACTTTACTATGTATGCTCTTTTAGTGGGTTCTTATTTTGGGAATCGGACTACACGCGATTTTGTAAAAGCTTTTGTCATCTTTGCGATTTATTGGATTATTTACGACTCCCTGCGGGTATTACCCAATTATGAGGTGAATCCTATTCATATCCGAGAGCCCTATGATTTAGATAAAAGCCTATTTGGTATCCATTTTGAAGGACAATTGCTAACCCTCAACGAATATTTTGCCAAAGTTCATAAACCCTTTTGGGACATTGTGGCAGGAATATTCTATATCAACTGGGTACCTGTTCCATTGGCCTTTGGGGTGTATCTTTTTGTGAAAGACCGTGCTATGTACTATCGTTTTTCCTACTGTTTTGTATTTGTCAATCTGATAGGTTTTATTATTTATTATACTTACCCAGCGGCTCCGCCTTGGTATGTAGCTCAGTATGGATTTGAACCTGATTTCTCTATTCCTGGAAATGTAGCGGGTTTAAAATATTTTGATGAATTGCTCAATGTCAATTTATTTCATGGAATGTACGAAAAAAATGCCAATGTATTTGCTGCAATGCCTTCTATGCACTCAGCCTTTCCATTGATTGTATTATTTTATGCTATCCAGAAAAGAGTAGGTTGGTTTTTGATTTTCTTCGTGATTTTCTGTATTGGTATCTGGAGTTCGGCTGTGTATACAGGTCATCATTATGTAATTGACGTACTCGCTGGTATTACTTGTGCTATTGTAGGTATTTTTCTCTTTGAACGTTACGTCAAAAAATATGTATTAATGTTGGTGTAA
- a CDS encoding DUF4833 domain-containing protein: MKNSWWGMLGVLIVCFSFSPAHYPKVPDSKERLFYIQRSSNINTIVYDANLLPNGSFDAENPVDVYWLRYQEDGKRKELSWIQKVLAYGIDVKTVSEASNVYEAAVVSYKKRKIKLGLDKNRKPYASLTINNQLAKLDHVYVQIEGSNLRPKVQYVEVFGKDLITGENVYEKIKP; the protein is encoded by the coding sequence ATGAAAAATAGTTGGTGGGGCATGTTGGGTGTTTTAATAGTCTGCTTTTCTTTTTCGCCTGCACACTACCCCAAAGTGCCTGATTCAAAAGAACGCTTGTTTTATATACAACGTAGTTCTAATATCAATACCATTGTATACGACGCTAATTTGCTACCCAACGGTTCATTCGATGCCGAAAACCCCGTAGATGTGTATTGGCTGAGGTATCAGGAAGATGGCAAACGCAAAGAGCTTTCATGGATTCAGAAAGTACTGGCTTATGGAATAGACGTAAAGACTGTTTCTGAAGCTAGTAATGTCTATGAAGCGGCTGTGGTTTCCTACAAAAAAAGAAAGATAAAATTAGGTCTTGATAAAAACAGAAAGCCTTACGCTTCACTTACTATCAACAACCAATTGGCAAAATTGGACCACGTATATGTACAAATTGAAGGCAGTAATTTACGCCCTAAAGTACAGTATGTAGAAGTTTTTGGCAAAGATTTAATCACTGGAGAAAATGTTTATGAAAAAATCAAACCGTAA
- a CDS encoding CDP-alcohol phosphatidyltransferase family protein, producing the protein MYALKSAGQQVIYKIINPFINLLIALKITPNMVTTMGLILNLVAAGIFVYGAEASKRGDMSIIGWGGAMILFAGVFDMIDGRLARVSNTSSKFGAFYDSVLDRYSEMFMFLGICYYLVAHHYLFSSFFAFLALIGSSMVSYTRARAEGLNIKCDIGWMQRPERIVIIGGSALLCGILAPIIGNDFRIEGPATRVPWFETISIFTIPLTIVAILSNYTAVQRIEHTQKELNKNEK; encoded by the coding sequence ATGTATGCACTAAAATCAGCGGGACAACAGGTGATTTATAAAATCATCAACCCATTTATTAATCTATTAATTGCTTTAAAAATAACGCCCAATATGGTAACTACCATGGGTTTGATTCTCAATTTGGTAGCAGCGGGTATCTTTGTGTATGGTGCCGAAGCCTCTAAGCGTGGCGATATGAGTATTATTGGGTGGGGTGGGGCTATGATTTTATTTGCAGGAGTTTTCGACATGATAGATGGTCGCTTGGCTCGTGTAAGTAATACTTCCTCCAAATTTGGAGCATTTTACGACTCGGTACTCGACCGCTACAGCGAAATGTTTATGTTTTTGGGTATTTGCTATTATCTTGTGGCTCATCATTACCTTTTTAGTTCATTCTTTGCCTTCTTAGCTTTGATTGGTTCGTCGATGGTAAGCTATACCCGTGCTCGTGCCGAAGGGCTTAATATCAAATGCGATATAGGCTGGATGCAACGTCCCGAAAGAATTGTGATCATTGGTGGGTCGGCTTTGTTGTGTGGTATTTTAGCTCCTATTATTGGCAACGATTTTAGGATAGAAGGGCCTGCTACCAGAGTACCTTGGTTCGAGACTATCTCAATTTTTACTATTCCGCTTACTATTGTGGCCATATTGTCAAACTATACGGCCGTGCAACGCATCGAACACACTCAAAAAGAATTGAATAAAAATGAAAAATAG
- a CDS encoding DUF5686 and carboxypeptidase-like regulatory domain-containing protein gives MRTYLYNFSQEIKNIKNRVFQLGLIVIFGLNVAQAQTIVKGRVVENKTNDPIPFVNVTVGGTTQGVQADINGNFVLTVKDFGNGKIQFSSVGYRTETRSYKKDATQTINIKLVSTTQNLAEVTVKGKKDKYRNKDNPAVTLIRKVIEHKDENKKDGLSYYQYEKYEKLQLDLSNVDEAYKNKKIFKNFQFIFDNLDTAQITGKVSLPLYLKETVADVYFRKNPREEKSYIKGEKKVGLEQFLDNDGMGAYLNRMYEDVNIYDNNISLLTQQFISPISTLSPTFYRFVIIDTLQFQDVKCVNLGFSPRNQADFAFVGSMYIALDSSYSVRKVKMGVPKSINLNFVLDMQIEQEFKPTSQKFLMLSKDEIVVEFNLLKSENTRGIIGKRSVSYQNYVLNTPINNSIFKPIQKNVLMDMALERDDTFWQKARHEQLSKVESNIYMMADSIQKVPAFKRFMTIAGLVLFGYHDFGKFEVGPVNTFYSFNPVEGFRLRLGGRTMAKLNPRLYLESYLAYGFKDERWKGYAGFTYNLGKNSIYQFPNHYLRFSYQDEVRIPGQELQFIQEDNFLLSFKRGVNDKMTYNKIARIDYRKESRSGISYELGFKHLTQEAAGALKFERSSEVEGKYIQDKDLTSSELSVNLRFAPNEQFYQGKNYRIPIINKYPIFQVRYSLGIANFLKGDYNYHNLTLRANKRFFVSPIGFTDVTAEAGKVYGTVPYPLLMIHRANQSYSYQLESYNLMNFLEFVSDQYAGIFVDHYFNGFIFNKVPLLKKLKLREIITLKALYGSLSDKNNPAYNDDLYRFATGIDGKPLTYALSNGPYLEASVGIGNILKFFRVDLVKRLTYLDNPQVSEYGIRGRFKFDF, from the coding sequence ATGAGAACTTATCTTTATAATTTCAGTCAGGAAATTAAGAATATTAAAAATAGAGTATTCCAATTAGGACTTATAGTCATTTTTGGTCTTAATGTAGCTCAGGCACAAACAATCGTTAAAGGACGTGTTGTTGAAAATAAAACTAATGACCCTATTCCGTTTGTCAATGTTACTGTTGGGGGAACTACCCAAGGGGTACAGGCCGATATTAATGGTAATTTTGTGTTGACGGTAAAGGATTTTGGCAATGGCAAAATTCAGTTTTCGTCGGTGGGCTATCGTACCGAAACCCGTTCTTATAAAAAGGATGCTACCCAAACTATCAATATAAAACTGGTATCGACCACCCAAAACCTTGCGGAAGTAACAGTAAAGGGTAAAAAAGATAAATACCGCAACAAAGACAATCCTGCGGTTACTTTGATTAGAAAGGTAATTGAGCATAAAGACGAAAACAAAAAAGATGGGCTGTCGTATTACCAATACGAAAAATACGAAAAGCTACAACTCGACCTGAGCAATGTAGACGAAGCCTACAAGAATAAAAAAATCTTTAAAAACTTTCAGTTCATTTTTGATAACCTCGACACTGCCCAAATTACAGGAAAAGTTTCTCTTCCGTTGTATTTAAAGGAAACTGTTGCAGATGTTTATTTTAGGAAAAATCCTCGTGAAGAGAAATCCTATATTAAAGGGGAGAAAAAAGTGGGTCTTGAACAGTTTTTGGATAATGATGGTATGGGAGCATACCTCAACAGAATGTATGAAGATGTTAATATTTACGACAACAACATCAGCTTACTTACTCAGCAGTTTATCAGTCCAATATCTACACTTTCCCCAACATTTTACCGATTTGTTATTATCGATACCTTGCAATTTCAGGATGTAAAGTGCGTCAACTTGGGCTTTTCGCCACGCAATCAAGCCGATTTTGCATTTGTCGGAAGTATGTATATAGCACTCGATTCGTCGTATTCTGTGCGTAAAGTAAAAATGGGTGTTCCCAAAAGCATCAATTTGAACTTTGTGCTAGATATGCAGATTGAGCAAGAGTTTAAGCCTACATCTCAGAAGTTTCTGATGTTATCTAAAGATGAAATTGTAGTAGAGTTTAATTTGCTCAAAAGCGAAAACACAAGAGGTATTATAGGGAAAAGGTCGGTATCGTACCAAAATTATGTATTAAATACGCCCATCAATAATTCGATATTCAAGCCTATTCAAAAAAATGTTTTGATGGATATGGCACTAGAGCGAGATGATACATTTTGGCAAAAAGCCCGACACGAGCAGCTCAGCAAGGTTGAAAGCAATATCTATATGATGGCCGATAGCATTCAAAAAGTGCCAGCATTCAAGCGATTCATGACTATTGCAGGTTTGGTGTTGTTTGGGTATCATGATTTTGGCAAATTTGAAGTTGGGCCTGTCAATACGTTTTATAGCTTTAACCCTGTAGAAGGTTTTCGTCTACGTTTGGGTGGCCGTACAATGGCCAAGCTAAATCCACGGTTGTACTTAGAAAGCTATTTGGCGTATGGCTTTAAAGACGAGCGTTGGAAAGGCTATGCAGGTTTTACCTATAACTTAGGCAAAAACTCTATTTATCAATTTCCTAACCACTATTTAAGGTTCTCGTATCAGGATGAAGTGAGGATTCCGGGGCAAGAGTTACAATTTATTCAGGAAGACAACTTTTTGCTATCATTCAAGCGTGGTGTCAACGACAAAATGACCTACAACAAAATTGCTAGAATTGATTATCGTAAAGAATCTCGTTCGGGTATCAGCTATGAGTTGGGCTTCAAGCATTTAACGCAAGAAGCGGCAGGAGCACTGAAATTTGAACGCTCGTCGGAAGTGGAAGGTAAATATATTCAAGACAAAGACCTTACCAGTTCTGAATTGTCGGTAAACCTACGGTTTGCACCAAACGAACAATTTTATCAAGGCAAAAACTATCGGATTCCTATTATCAACAAGTATCCGATTTTTCAGGTACGATACTCATTGGGTATTGCCAATTTTCTGAAGGGAGATTATAACTATCATAATTTGACCTTACGAGCCAACAAACGTTTTTTTGTATCGCCTATTGGTTTTACCGATGTAACTGCCGAAGCGGGCAAAGTATACGGAACAGTACCTTATCCGTTGTTGATGATTCACCGAGCTAACCAGTCGTACTCGTACCAGTTAGAATCATACAACTTGATGAACTTTTTAGAATTTGTGAGCGACCAGTACGCAGGTATTTTTGTGGACCACTATTTTAATGGATTTATTTTTAATAAAGTACCTTTGTTGAAAAAACTCAAACTAAGAGAAATTATCACCTTGAAAGCCTTATATGGTAGTTTGAGCGATAAAAATAATCCAGCTTATAACGATGACCTATATCGTTTTGCAACAGGTATAGACGGCAAGCCATTGACCTATGCGTTATCAAATGGCCCATACCTTGAAGCAAGTGTTGGTATAGGTAATATTTTGAAGTTTTTTAGAGTTGATTTAGTAAAAAGACTTACTTATCTTGACAATCCACAAGTATCTGAATATGGTATTCGTGGTAGATTTAAGTTTGATTTTTAG
- a CDS encoding GtrA family protein codes for MTKYLMVFVRFMSASGIATGVDFGAAYSLVQGLDVQFAWATFIGNALGAVVGFFISRAWVFKAQSSNQMTSQAIKYTMVAIGNSFMNVAGVTLLTNWVSWNYLLIRVIIGIFVFVVYSYGLNQWFVFKEKNHENLSL; via the coding sequence ATGACAAAGTATTTAATGGTTTTTGTAAGATTCATGTCGGCATCGGGTATTGCAACAGGCGTGGATTTTGGAGCGGCCTATTCATTAGTTCAGGGTCTTGATGTACAATTTGCATGGGCAACTTTCATTGGAAATGCCTTGGGGGCGGTTGTGGGCTTTTTTATCAGTCGGGCATGGGTGTTTAAGGCTCAGTCTTCTAACCAAATGACTTCGCAAGCTATTAAATACACGATGGTTGCTATCGGAAATTCATTTATGAATGTTGCAGGCGTAACATTATTGACCAATTGGGTGTCATGGAATTATTTACTCATTAGGGTTATTATTGGGATATTCGTTTTTGTCGTGTACAGCTACGGATTGAATCAGTGGTTTGTGTTTAAGGAAAAAAATCATGAGAACTTATCTTTATAA
- a CDS encoding phosphatidylglycerophosphatase A family protein, whose protein sequence is MKYTKFHIAVASALGLGYIPKGSGTFGAILACFVVLVLDTYLGYSSIWYQGCLLLLTAVFMFLGRWSSMITEKIWGEDSSKIVIDEVVGQWLTLCFIPFSWQNLLLGLLFFRIYDIFKPFNIRKFENYENGWGVMLDDVAAGVWANLTLQVILLII, encoded by the coding sequence ATGAAATACACAAAGTTTCATATTGCTGTAGCTTCTGCTCTTGGTTTGGGGTATATACCCAAAGGTTCAGGCACATTTGGTGCTATTCTTGCATGTTTTGTCGTTCTCGTTTTGGATACCTACCTTGGGTATTCATCAATATGGTATCAGGGTTGCTTGTTGCTTCTTACGGCTGTTTTTATGTTTCTGGGTCGGTGGTCTTCCATGATTACAGAAAAAATTTGGGGAGAAGATTCCTCCAAGATTGTTATAGATGAAGTGGTAGGGCAATGGCTCACACTTTGTTTTATTCCATTTTCATGGCAAAACCTCCTTTTAGGACTCTTGTTTTTTAGAATTTACGATATTTTTAAGCCTTTCAACATCCGAAAGTTTGAAAATTACGAAAATGGATGGGGGGTAATGCTCGATGACGTTGCGGCAGGAGTATGGGCAAATCTCACCTTACAAGTAATTCTTTTAATCATATAG